A region from the Drosophila ananassae strain 14024-0371.13 chromosome 2L, ASM1763931v2, whole genome shotgun sequence genome encodes:
- the LOC6499473 gene encoding fatty-acid amide hydrolase 2 isoform X4: protein MGINSVESMEEHTPLLGIPVTVKESIAVKGMTNQAGRVFKTPQIAKSDAPVVEQIKRCGGIILLVSNTPELCLLWETYNNVTGQTKNPYDLKRTPGGSSGGEAALLASGASLLGLTSDIGGSSRLPAMFSGIWGHKPTPYAVSFKGHHPTSDFPKWGDFFTIAPMTRYAKDLPLLLKCMNDPTGPKLTLDRAISVHGIRFFFMDNDGPSGMMRPLSRDLHAAINRVANDFNAKRVNIRKMKWSLDISLSAMLTMKNIETIYHKTEEGEQPKTVCKETVKYFFGCSDSILPSVIFGHLQNFMKIIPNSRHKHLASIIDALKTEFKEMLGNDGVFIYPTFPNTAHQHYQIYHKLLEPMYMAIFNTLGLPVTNCMIGLDRRNLPMGIQVVANPGQDHLCLAVAREMERRYGGWVRPPSEDSHSSSGSSKQRG from the coding sequence ATGGGCATTAACAGCGTGGAGTCGATGGAGGAGCACACTCCCCTGCTGGGCATACCGGTGACCGTCAAGGAGAGCATCGCCGTCAAGGGAATGACCAACCAGGCGGGACGAGTCTTCAAAACGCCACAGATAGCCAAGTCGGATGCGCCGGTGGTGGAGCAGATTAAGCGATGCGGCGGCATCATTTTACTGGTCTCCAACACCCCCGAGCTGTGCCTGCTCTGGGAGACCTACAACAATGTCACCGGGCAGACAAAGAATCCCTATGATCTGAAGCGGACACCAGGCGGCTCCTCCGGCGGTGAGGCAGCCCTCTTGGCTAGTGGCGCCTCCCTGCTGGGCCTTACGTCGGACATTGGCGGCTCTTCCCGTCTTCCGGCCATGTTTAGCGGGATCTGGGGACACAAGCCCACGCCGTATGCCGTGTCCTTCAAGGGCCACCATCCGACGAGCGACTTCCCGAAGTGGGGCGATTTCTTCACCATCGCCCCCATGACTCGCTACGCCAAGGATCTGCCGCTGCTGCTCAAGTGCATGAATGATCCCACGGGTCCGAAGCTAACCCTGGATAGGGCGATCAGTGTCCATGGCATTCGGTTCTTCTTCATGGACAACGACGGGCCGTCGGGCATGATGAGGCCGCTCAGCCGGGATCTGCACGCGGCCATCAATCGGGTGGCCAACGACTTCAATGCCAAGCGAGTGAACATCCGGAAGATGAAGTGGTCCCTGGACATATCCCTGTCGGCCATGCTGACCATGAAGAACATCGAGACCATCTACCACAAGACGGAGGAGGGCGAACAGCCCAAGACCGTCTGCAAGGAGACGGTCAAGTACTTCTTTGGCTGCTCGGACAGCATCCTGCCGTCGGTGATATTCGGCCACCTGCAGAACTTCATGAAGATCATACCGAACTCGCGCCACAAGCACCTGGCCAGCATCATAGATGCGCTCAAGACTGAATTCAAGGAGATGCTGGGCAACGACGGCGTCTTCATCTACCCCACATTCCCGAACACGGCGCACCAGCACTACCAGATCTACCACAAGCTCCTCGAGCCCATGTACATGGCCATTTTCAATACACTCGGCCTGCCGGTGACGAACTGCATGATCGGCCTGGACAGGCGCAACCTGCCCATGGGCATTCAAGTGGTGGCCAATCCCGGCCAGGACCATCTCTGCCTGGCAGTGGCGCGGGAAATGGAGCGCCGATATGGCGGCTGGGTGCGTCCACCGTCGGAGGATAGCCACAGCAGCAGTGGGAGCAGCAAGCAGCGTGGTTAG